In one Vagococcus entomophilus genomic region, the following are encoded:
- a CDS encoding NAD-dependent succinate-semialdehyde dehydrogenase has product MAYQVTNPYTNQVEKTYDNHNDAYVESALTKGHRLYKQWRKESVEKRAKVLYKVSELFTEKAEELAAIITKDMGKRISEAKGEVLVSAEIARYYAEKADTFMAPTAFESRMGKAQMVPHSIGILMAVEPWNFPIYQLMRVFAPNYIVGNPMVYKHASNTPGSAEAFEVLLKEAGVEEGACTNLFVDYSQVNQIIADKRVQGVALTGSERAGELIAAEAGKNLKRSSLELGGSDPFIVLEDANLNEVKKIIGQARLYNAGQVCTSSKRFIVTENNYEKVLAMLTEAFADAKTGDPFDERTTLAPLSSLKAKKDLVKQVEKALENGATLAYGDMTKNQGDDSFFHPVILTDITIDNPAYYEEFFGPVGQVYKVKDEQAAIELANDSNYGLSGIVFAGTQERGAEVAKQIETGAVFVNSYGGTLPELPFGGVKRSGYGRELGEPGIEAFMNKELVVVREEPIDLDNPFGGFV; this is encoded by the coding sequence ATGGCTTATCAAGTTACAAATCCGTATACAAACCAAGTAGAAAAGACATATGACAACCATAATGATGCTTATGTAGAAAGCGCACTTACAAAAGGACATCGATTATATAAACAATGGCGTAAAGAATCTGTTGAGAAACGAGCGAAGGTTTTATATAAAGTTAGTGAGCTCTTTACAGAAAAAGCAGAGGAGCTAGCTGCAATTATCACAAAAGACATGGGGAAAAGAATTTCAGAAGCAAAAGGTGAAGTATTGGTTTCAGCAGAAATTGCAAGATATTATGCAGAAAAAGCAGATACTTTTATGGCACCGACAGCTTTTGAATCTCGTATGGGCAAAGCTCAAATGGTTCCGCATTCAATTGGGATATTAATGGCGGTTGAGCCTTGGAATTTTCCAATCTACCAATTGATGCGTGTTTTTGCCCCAAACTATATTGTTGGGAACCCAATGGTTTATAAACATGCAAGTAATACACCAGGTTCAGCTGAAGCCTTTGAAGTTTTATTAAAAGAGGCTGGAGTAGAAGAGGGCGCTTGTACCAACTTATTTGTAGATTATAGTCAAGTCAATCAAATTATTGCAGATAAGCGTGTCCAAGGAGTCGCACTTACAGGCTCAGAGCGTGCGGGCGAGTTGATTGCAGCAGAAGCAGGGAAAAATTTAAAACGTAGTTCCTTAGAGTTGGGTGGAAGTGATCCATTTATCGTTTTAGAAGATGCGAACCTAAATGAAGTGAAAAAGATTATTGGGCAAGCACGTTTGTACAATGCAGGACAAGTTTGTACGTCTTCTAAGCGTTTTATTGTAACTGAAAATAACTACGAAAAAGTATTGGCGATGCTAACAGAAGCCTTTGCAGATGCTAAAACGGGTGATCCTTTTGACGAACGTACTACGTTAGCACCTTTGAGTTCTTTAAAAGCGAAAAAGGATTTAGTGAAACAAGTTGAAAAAGCACTTGAAAATGGTGCGACTTTGGCTTATGGTGATATGACAAAAAATCAAGGGGATGATAGCTTTTTCCATCCAGTGATTTTGACAGACATCACTATTGATAATCCTGCCTACTATGAAGAGTTCTTTGGACCAGTGGGTCAAGTGTACAAAGTAAAAGACGAACAAGCAGCGATTGAGTTAGCAAATGATTCGAATTACGGATTAAGTGGGATTGTTTTTGCTGGTACGCAAGAGCGTGGAGCGGAAGTAGCAAAACAAATTGAAACTGGAGCTGTTTTTGTAAACAGTTATGGTGGAACATTACCAGAATTACCATTTGGTGGAGTGAAACGTTCTGGTTATGGTCGTGAGCTAGGAGAGCCAGGTATTGAAGCCTTTATGAACAAAGAGCTAGTTGTAGTAAGAGAAGAGCCAATCGATTTGGACAATCCATTCGGTGGTTTTGTTTAA
- a CDS encoding cation-translocating P-type ATPase, producing the protein MEEKVAEKTASQVKNSVYQQKLAAVYQETKTQPEGLTTQEAKERVEKDGYNELKAKKKESVLKLFLETFKDAMVIVLLIVSVVQLLMGSPLESIIIFAVLLLNSVVSVVQTKKAESSLDALRQLSAPMAKVVRSGEKISVPARELVVGDIVLLDAGDYVPADGRLTEAGTLKIDEGMLTGESVPAEKEVVDLTKEVPVGDRVNMVHSGTLVVYGRGAFIVTSTGNQTEIGQVADLLENATSSVTPLQRNLDKFSKKLGIAILILSLVILGIQVARIFLEGQQDVSKDLLNAFMFAVAVAVAAIPEALQSIVTIVLSLGTKRMAKRNAIIRKLPAVETLGSTSIICTDKTGTLTQNKMTIVDFYLPNGKTGEFNPQPETWSKDEERLIQISVLANDASISEEGQELGDPTEVAMVSFSDKVNQPFEQLRKKYPRQAELPFDSDRKLMSTVHTIDGKRMLLTKGGPDIVFSRSKQVLINGEVQPLTTEILDQMKKQNEAFSNRALRVLAFGYKLLEEQHEVSLDDENDFVLVGILAMIDPPREAVFQAVADAKSAGIKTVMITGDHKTTASAIAKEIGIFADGDMALTGQELDALSEEKLNADLEKISVYARVSPENKIRIVRAWQNKGHVSAMTGDGVNDAPALKQADIGIAMGSGTDVAKDAAAMVLTDDNFVSIVQAVEVGRNVYDNIKKAIAYLFAGNLGAIIAIIVALLMNWVNPFTALQLLFINLVNDSIPAIALGMEKSEPNVMKRKPRDPNEGIFAGQTLLSVVYRGILIGAAVIVAQFIGLQDSAEMGVAMAFSTLILSRTLQTFPARSNVQTAIGAGFFQNKTVIYAVLFCSALYGVALLPGLREVFSIPASFGFHQFGIAFGLAFLAMILMELTKLVLRKKVEQV; encoded by the coding sequence TTGGAAGAAAAAGTAGCAGAAAAGACAGCTAGTCAAGTGAAAAATAGTGTCTATCAGCAAAAATTAGCAGCTGTTTATCAGGAAACTAAGACACAACCAGAAGGATTAACCACTCAAGAAGCCAAAGAAAGAGTAGAAAAAGATGGATACAATGAGTTAAAAGCCAAGAAAAAGGAATCGGTTCTGAAGTTATTTTTAGAAACATTTAAAGATGCAATGGTCATAGTTCTTTTAATTGTTTCGGTTGTTCAACTATTAATGGGGTCACCTCTTGAATCAATCATTATTTTTGCTGTGTTACTACTAAACTCAGTTGTAAGTGTTGTCCAAACCAAAAAAGCAGAGAGCTCCTTAGATGCACTGAGACAGCTTTCGGCACCGATGGCTAAAGTAGTACGTTCTGGTGAAAAAATCAGTGTACCAGCTAGAGAACTTGTAGTAGGTGATATTGTGTTACTAGACGCTGGGGACTATGTTCCTGCAGATGGACGTCTAACAGAAGCTGGAACGTTGAAGATTGACGAAGGAATGCTTACAGGAGAATCTGTTCCTGCTGAAAAAGAAGTAGTGGATTTAACAAAAGAAGTACCAGTGGGTGACCGGGTCAATATGGTTCATAGTGGGACCCTTGTGGTATACGGACGTGGAGCATTTATTGTTACAAGTACGGGAAATCAAACAGAAATTGGTCAAGTTGCTGATTTGTTAGAGAATGCTACTTCAAGTGTGACACCATTGCAACGTAATCTTGACAAGTTCAGTAAAAAATTAGGAATTGCTATTTTAATTTTATCCCTAGTTATATTAGGGATTCAAGTCGCTCGAATCTTTCTAGAAGGCCAACAAGATGTCTCAAAAGATTTGCTGAATGCTTTTATGTTTGCAGTTGCGGTTGCAGTTGCGGCTATTCCAGAGGCATTACAGTCTATCGTGACTATTGTGCTCTCGCTTGGAACTAAGAGAATGGCTAAAAGGAATGCTATTATCCGAAAATTACCAGCAGTAGAAACGCTAGGTTCGACAAGTATTATCTGTACGGATAAAACTGGAACGCTCACACAAAATAAAATGACTATTGTCGATTTTTACTTACCAAATGGGAAAACAGGCGAGTTCAATCCTCAACCAGAAACATGGTCAAAAGATGAAGAACGTTTAATTCAGATTTCAGTACTAGCTAACGATGCCAGTATCAGTGAAGAAGGACAAGAATTAGGAGATCCTACTGAAGTGGCGATGGTTTCATTTAGCGATAAAGTCAATCAACCATTCGAACAACTACGTAAAAAATATCCTCGTCAAGCGGAATTGCCTTTTGATTCTGATCGTAAGTTGATGTCAACGGTTCATACTATTGATGGCAAACGGATGTTACTGACAAAAGGTGGCCCAGATATTGTCTTTTCTCGTAGTAAACAGGTACTAATCAACGGAGAAGTTCAACCTTTGACTACTGAAATTTTGGATCAAATGAAAAAACAAAACGAAGCATTTTCTAATCGTGCGTTACGTGTACTGGCTTTTGGGTATAAATTACTAGAAGAGCAACATGAAGTAAGTTTAGATGACGAAAATGATTTTGTATTAGTAGGAATTTTGGCCATGATTGACCCTCCTCGTGAAGCGGTATTCCAAGCTGTAGCAGATGCCAAGAGTGCAGGAATTAAAACGGTAATGATTACAGGGGATCATAAAACCACTGCAAGCGCAATTGCCAAAGAAATTGGAATCTTTGCTGATGGCGATATGGCGCTTACCGGTCAAGAACTAGATGCGCTGAGCGAAGAGAAGTTAAATGCAGATTTAGAAAAAATCTCTGTCTATGCTCGTGTTTCTCCAGAAAATAAAATCAGAATTGTTCGTGCATGGCAAAATAAAGGACATGTTTCTGCAATGACGGGAGATGGCGTCAATGATGCCCCTGCACTAAAACAAGCAGATATTGGGATTGCAATGGGAAGTGGTACGGATGTTGCTAAAGATGCAGCAGCGATGGTACTTACAGACGATAACTTTGTATCTATCGTTCAAGCGGTGGAAGTCGGCCGAAATGTGTATGATAATATCAAAAAGGCGATTGCTTATTTGTTTGCTGGAAACTTAGGGGCGATTATCGCGATTATTGTAGCGCTTTTGATGAACTGGGTGAATCCTTTTACCGCCCTTCAATTGCTATTCATCAATTTGGTGAATGACTCTATCCCTGCGATTGCCTTAGGGATGGAAAAAAGTGAACCGAATGTAATGAAACGTAAACCAAGAGATCCTAACGAAGGAATTTTTGCAGGACAAACGTTACTATCAGTTGTTTATAGAGGGATTTTGATTGGGGCTGCCGTGATCGTTGCACAATTTATTGGCTTGCAGGATTCAGCTGAAATGGGTGTAGCAATGGCTTTTTCAACATTAATACTTAGCAGAACTTTGCAAACATTTCCAGCTAGATCGAATGTTCAAACAGCAATTGGTGCAGGTTTTTTCCAAAACAAAACGGTTATTTATGCGGTTCTATTCTGTAGTGCCTTGTATGGTGTAGCGTTATTACCTGGTTTAAGAGAAGTATTTTCTATTCCTGCTTCCTTTGGTTTCCACCAATTTGGTATCGCATTTGGACTAGCATTCTTAGCGATGATTTTGATGGAACTTACGAAACTAGTTCTGCGTAAAAAAGTAGAACAAGTCTAA
- a CDS encoding PadR family transcriptional regulator, which produces MNKLAHILLGLLYRKPCSGYELQKLLNLIWQAHHSQIYPLLAKLEKNHFVYFEETKDKPAKKIYFLTALGKEKVENWLDEPTPFTLAKDEWVAKVYIIGSIDIELGKKLFYEREKYLQEQIKNCQQKLETMEQRKENIEYYQHDFGRYLVVVRRIGLLKEELNWCAWAKESYQEFLTLKKCETK; this is translated from the coding sequence ATGAATAAATTAGCCCATATTTTATTAGGCCTACTGTATAGAAAACCTTGCAGTGGGTACGAATTACAAAAATTATTAAATTTAATCTGGCAAGCACACCATAGTCAAATCTATCCTCTGTTAGCAAAATTAGAAAAAAATCATTTTGTGTATTTTGAAGAAACCAAAGATAAACCCGCCAAAAAAATTTATTTTCTAACTGCTTTAGGCAAAGAAAAAGTTGAAAATTGGTTAGATGAGCCTACTCCATTTACTCTAGCCAAGGATGAATGGGTCGCAAAAGTTTATATTATCGGCTCCATCGATATCGAACTTGGGAAAAAATTATTTTACGAACGCGAAAAATATTTACAAGAACAAATTAAAAACTGCCAACAAAAACTAGAGACAATGGAACAGCGAAAAGAAAATATTGAGTATTATCAGCATGATTTTGGCCGCTACTTGGTAGTCGTTAGACGGATTGGTCTTTTAAAAGAAGAACTTAATTGGTGTGCTTGGGCTAAAGAAAGTTAT
- a CDS encoding MFS transporter — protein MKKRKKAEAESIIGSLSKQSKPALAVAFACVVAFMGIGLVDPILQSIAKSLHATAAQTSLLFTSYMLVTGVVMLFTGFISSRIGAKKTLLIGLVVIILFSFLGGLSGSVGALIGFRAGWGLGNALFIATALSTIIGVSTGGSEKAVIMYEAAMGMGMSVGPLIGGILGSFSWRGPFFGVAFLMLVAFVLVWFLLDPIAKPKKKAGVWEALKALEHGGLKITGLTALCYNFGFFTVLAYSPFLLRHFNALEVGFSFFGWGILLAVSSVFLAPKFEKTYGTTKMLLFSLLGFAVVLGVMGIFTEYPVVIMFGIMISGFFQGISNTLLTTTVMEVAPVERSIASAAYSFVRFTGGAIAPYLAGKIAEWFSPHITFYFAGVTVAVGSAILYSGRSYLQKIYLK, from the coding sequence ATGAAAAAAAGAAAAAAAGCTGAAGCTGAAAGTATTATTGGTAGCTTATCCAAACAATCAAAGCCTGCATTAGCAGTAGCTTTTGCATGTGTGGTAGCTTTTATGGGGATTGGACTGGTAGATCCGATATTACAATCCATTGCCAAATCACTACACGCAACAGCAGCACAAACGTCATTATTATTTACTAGCTATATGTTAGTTACTGGAGTGGTCATGCTTTTTACAGGATTTATTTCGAGTAGAATTGGGGCAAAAAAAACATTGTTAATAGGATTAGTCGTGATTATCTTATTTTCTTTTTTGGGTGGCTTGTCGGGTTCCGTTGGAGCACTAATAGGTTTTAGAGCAGGATGGGGACTGGGGAATGCCCTGTTTATTGCCACAGCTTTGTCGACCATAATTGGTGTCAGTACTGGTGGAAGCGAAAAAGCGGTGATTATGTATGAGGCAGCAATGGGGATGGGCATGTCTGTGGGGCCACTTATTGGAGGGATATTAGGCAGCTTTTCATGGCGAGGCCCTTTTTTTGGTGTTGCATTTTTGATGTTAGTTGCATTTGTTTTGGTGTGGTTTTTGCTTGATCCAATTGCAAAGCCTAAGAAAAAAGCTGGAGTTTGGGAGGCATTAAAAGCTCTGGAACATGGTGGTTTGAAGATTACTGGCTTGACAGCACTGTGCTATAATTTTGGCTTTTTTACAGTTCTAGCATACTCCCCATTTTTGCTGCGTCATTTTAATGCACTAGAAGTGGGGTTCTCTTTTTTTGGTTGGGGGATATTGTTGGCCGTTAGTTCTGTCTTTCTAGCTCCCAAATTTGAAAAGACATATGGAACTACTAAAATGCTACTGTTTTCTTTATTAGGTTTTGCAGTTGTTTTAGGCGTAATGGGAATTTTTACCGAATATCCTGTAGTCATTATGTTTGGCATTATGATTTCTGGATTTTTTCAAGGCATAAGTAATACCTTACTGACAACAACTGTAATGGAAGTAGCCCCTGTTGAGCGTTCCATCGCTTCAGCAGCCTATAGTTTTGTCCGATTTACTGGAGGTGCAATTGCCCCGTATTTAGCAGGGAAAATAGCAGAGTGGTTTTCTCCGCATATAACATTTTATTTTGCGGGAGTTACTGTAGCAGTTGGTAGTGCTATTCTATATAGTGGAAGAAGTTATCTGCAGAAAATATACTTAAAATAA